The following nucleotide sequence is from Fibrobacter sp. UBA4297.
TAGGAGTCTCTATGGCAGCAGAAAAGAAAATCCTCGTCGTTTACTATTCCCGCGCTGACGAAAACTACTCCGTCGGGAACATTTCCAAGGGCAATACCGCAATCATTGCCGAGATGATTGCGAAAAAGACGGGCGGCACGCTTTTGCACGTGGAACCCGCGAAGGAATACCCCAAGGGCTACGACGACTGCATCAACGTGGCCAAGAAGGAGCTTGCGCAGGACGCGCGCCCGGCCATCAAGCCGGTGAACGTGAACCCCGAAGAATTCGACGAAATCTACGTCGGCTATCCGGTGTGGTGGGGCGAGATGCCCATGCCCATGTTCACCTTCTTCGAGAAGTATAACCTGAAGGGCAAGACAATTCACCCGTTCGTGACCCACGAAGGCAGCGGCCTTTCGGGTGTTGCCCGCCTCAAGAAAGTGACCGGCGCGAACGTGACTGCGGGCCTCGCCATCTACGGACACGTGGCCCAGAACGAACGCGAAAAAGCCCAG
It contains:
- a CDS encoding flavodoxin; translation: MAAEKKILVVYYSRADENYSVGNISKGNTAIIAEMIAKKTGGTLLHVEPAKEYPKGYDDCINVAKKELAQDARPAIKPVNVNPEEFDEIYVGYPVWWGEMPMPMFTFFEKYNLKGKTIHPFVTHEGSGLSGVARLKKVTGANVTAGLAIYGHVAQNEREKAQKEVDKWVK